A genome region from Nitrospira sp. includes the following:
- a CDS encoding phycobilisome rod-core linker polypeptide, producing the protein MRPLWMPIMTVVLGISTVCLSDAAAAEERTPQEATAILAQSYAQLLMRSMGREPGPSQKNDPDHQRYIVQSGYAAQLAKGEKTVKQVVEAIALSSEFNAKWITPHMGTAQVGSAPGVPPVADPGKAIDNLYCALLGRRVDSASLASARKDLVSSGFERVIRDVIDGKEYRDRFGDTNVPQLSSEKQTTIGCPQAAL; encoded by the coding sequence ATGCGACCGCTATGGATGCCCATCATGACCGTCGTGCTGGGAATTAGCACGGTATGCCTCAGTGATGCAGCTGCTGCGGAAGAACGGACGCCGCAAGAGGCGACGGCAATTCTCGCGCAGTCGTACGCACAATTGCTCATGCGATCGATGGGGAGAGAACCGGGTCCGTCACAGAAGAACGACCCGGATCACCAACGATATATTGTCCAGTCCGGTTATGCCGCACAGTTGGCAAAAGGGGAAAAGACGGTAAAGCAGGTCGTCGAAGCGATTGCCCTGTCATCGGAATTTAATGCCAAGTGGATTACACCCCACATGGGTACGGCGCAGGTCGGTTCGGCACCAGGCGTCCCACCCGTGGCGGATCCGGGAAAAGCCATCGACAATCTGTATTGCGCGTTATTAGGCCGGCGCGTGGACAGCGCGTCGTTGGCCAGTGCTCGCAAAGACCTGGTGAGTTCCGGTTTTGAACGGGTGATTCGTGACGTGATCGACGGGAAGGAATATCGTGACCGGTTCGGTGATACGAACGTGCCTCAATTGAGCAGTGAGAAGCAGACGACAATCGGTTGCCCACAAGCCGCTTTGTAA